The Mangifera indica cultivar Alphonso chromosome 8, CATAS_Mindica_2.1, whole genome shotgun sequence genome has a window encoding:
- the LOC123222400 gene encoding guanine nucleotide-binding protein-like NSN1, which yields MVKKSKKSKSKRVSLKQKYKVIKKVKEHHKKKAKEAKKHNLNRKRKVEKDPGIPNDWPFKEQELKALEARRARAIEELEQKKAARKERAQKRKLGLLEDDDTATAEEQDVEGRKSSDYSTGFQKNRDNSDRVFYKELVKVIELSDVILEVLDARDPIGTRCVDMEKMVMKAGSDKHLVLLLNKIDLVPREAVEMWLKYLREELPAVAFKCSTQEQRSNLGWKSSKASKPSNLLQTSDCLGAETLIKLLKNYSRSHEIKKSITVGIIGLPNVGKSSLINSLKRCHVVNVGATPGLTRSMQEVHLDKNVKLLDCPGVVMSKSGENDASIALRNCKRIEKLEDPVGPVKEILKLCPATLLVTLYKVPSFDSVDDFLQKVATVRGKLKKGGVLDVEAAARIVLHDWNEGKIPYYTMPPSRNQEPSESKIVSELGKEFNVGEIYSGESSFIGSLKSVGDFHPVEVPPSCPLSFDETMLEEDVQQQPLAQGNNEEQEDISNNDNDQPMEGEEIARKTKGITATSRQNEKLYSAEGILNIKMKRAEMKRRKKAKKVDAMDDDYDFKVDYVKKGSALDASDEEEALIVSEVPMSRVQFDDE from the exons ATGGTGAAGAAGAGTAAAA AGAGTAAGAGTAAGAGAGTATCCTTGAAGCAGAAATACAAAGtaataaagaaagtaaaagagcATCACAAAAAAAAGGCTAAGGAAGCCAAGAAGCACAACTTAAACCGTAAACGCAAGGTTGAGAAAGACCCAGGTATCCCCAATGACTGGCCCTTCAAGGAACAAGAGCTCAAGGCCCTTGAGGCTCGCCGTGCTCGTGCCATTGAAGAGTTGGAGCAAAAGAAAGCTGCCCGCAAAGAGAGg GCTCAGAAAAGAAAGTTGGGTTTACTGGAGGATGATGATACAGCTACTGCAGAAGAGCAAGATGTTGAAGGGCGGAAGAGTAGTGATTATTCAACTGGATTCCAGAAAAACCGGG ATAATTCGGATAGGGTTTTCTACAAGGAGTTGGTTAAAGTCATTGAATTATCAGATGTCATTTTGGAAGTTCTTGATGCTCGAGATCCCATTGGTACTCGCTGTGTTGACATGGAAAAGATGGTGATGAAAGCAGGCTCTGATAAGCACTTAGTGTTGCTTCTGAATAAAATCG ATCTAGTCCCTCGAGAAGCTGTTGAGATGTGGCTCAAGTATCTTAGGGAAGAATTGCCTGCTGTTGCGTTCAAGTGCAGCACCCAAGAGCAAAGGTCAAATCTGGGGTGGAAATCCTCAAAAGCATCAAAACCTAGCAACCTTTTGCAAACCAGTGATTGTCTTGGAGCTGAGACACTTATTAAATTGTTGAAGAATTACTCACGAAGTCATGAG ATCAAGAAGTCTATCACGGTGGGTATTATTGGCCTACCAAATGTTGGTAAAAGTAGTCTAATTAACAGCTTGAAGAGATGCCATGTTGTAAATGTGGGGGCTACTCCGGGGTTAACTAGATCAATGCAAGAAGTTCATTTAGACAAGAACGTTAAATTGTTGGACTGCCCTGGCGTTGTAATGAGTAAATCAGGGGAGAATGATGCTTCCATAGCACTTCGAAACTGcaaaagaattgaaaaattagaagatCCTGTTGGACCCG TGAAGGAAATTCTCAAGCTTTGCCCAGCCACACTGTTGGTAACATTATACAAAGTACCAAGCTTTGATTCAGTTGATGACTTCCTGCAGAAGGTAGCAACTGTTAGGGGTAAGCTTAAAAAGGGCGGTGTTTTGGATGTTGAAGCTGCTGCAAGAATTGTTTTGCATGACTGGAATGAAG GTAAAATTCCATATTACACTATGCCCCCATCCAGGAATCAAGAACCTTCAGAGTCAAAGATTGTTTCAGAGCTCGGTAAAGAATTTAATGTTGGTGAAATATATAGTGGTGAATCTTCATTCATTGGAAGCCTTAAGTCTGTTGGTGACTTCCATCCTGTTGAAGTTCCTCCTAGTTGTCCACTCAGTTTTGATGAAACTATGCTAGAG GAAGATGTGCAACAGCAGCCATTGGCCCAAGGTAATAATGAAGAACAGGAGGATATATCTAACAATGATAATGACCAGCCCATGGAAGGTGAAGAAATTGCCAGAAAAACTAAAGGAATAACTGCTACAAGCAGGCAGAATGAGAAACTATATTCGGCAGAGGGAATACTTaatataaagatgaaaagagCAGAAatgaagaggaggaagaaggCCAAGAAAGTGGATGCCATGGATGATGATTATGATTTCAAAGTAGATTATGTCAAGAAGGGTTCTGCCCTGGATGCCAGTGATGAGGAGGAGGCTCTAATTGTCTCAGAAGTGCCAATGTCCCGTGTTCAATTTGATGATGAGTGA
- the LOC123223154 gene encoding uncharacterized protein LOC123223154, protein MQIFQWLFKVTPEQPRDVILSPMNNGKDAKSKDIILYKHRRRSKRVKEGDHLCFEYYCKPFAFSCRKDIAKACFYSTLNLRQVGRESRRQHWIHSMKMKKEDTVRGLGSSSHKTDSTSHVAAGNKVLPITDSTLSSSTAANQQQSSQEKKENKLDKTRTMSRMKELLRWAAAAKSEKGAKFIGRKVLQFRNRSVLKAVPDDEQLSLESPKISFRWEVESCSTTPSVYSGISMASSSKNYDHQTNIISLNSTPIHDMSQFTPRKGNWITTDSEFVVLEL, encoded by the exons ATGCAG ATTTTTCAATGGCTCTTCAAGGTGACACCGGAACAACCAagagatgttattttatctcctATGAACAATg GAAAAGACGCTAAATCAAAAGATATAATCTTGTATAAGCATCGAAGAAGATCGAAGAGAGTTAAAGAAGGTGATCATTTGTGTTTTGAGTACTACTGCAAGCCATTTGCATTTTCATGTAGAAAAGATATTGCAAAGGCTTGTTTCTATAGCACTCTGAATTTGAGACAAGTTGGAAGGGAAAGCAGAAGACAGCATTGGATCCATTctatgaagatgaagaaagaagaTACAGTTCGAGGATTAGGCAGCAGTAGTCACAAAACAGATTCAACCTCTCATGTTGCAGCTGGGAATAAAGTTTTACCTATAACTGACTCCACATTGTCATCCTCCACAGCCGCAAATCAGCAACAAAGCtcacaagaaaagaaagagaacaagCTTGATAAAACCAGAACAATGTCACGAATGAAGGAGCTGCTTAGATGGGCTGCTGCTGCAAAATCAGAGAAGGGAGCCAAATTTATTGGCAGAAAG GTTCTACAGTTTCGAAATCGATCAGTTTTGAAAGCAGTGCCGGATGATGAACAATTAAGCCTGGAATCTCCTAAGATAAGTTTCAGGTGGGAGGTGGAAAGTTGCTCCACCACTCCATCTGTCTACTCTGGAATTTCAATGGCTTCTTCATCGAAGAATTATGATCATCAAACCAACATAATATCTTTGAATTCAACTCCTATTCATGACATGAGTCAATTCACTCCAAGAAAAGGAAATTGGATCACCACAGACTCTGAAT TTGTGGTGCTAGAGCTATAA
- the LOC123224098 gene encoding protein SULFUR DEFICIENCY-INDUCED 1-like isoform X2 — MERSSKKTSPGNKENLFHVIHKVPAGDGPYVRAKHAQLVQKDPEAAIVLFWKAINAGDRVDSALKDMAVVMKQIDRSEEAIEAIKSFRRLCSKQAQESLDNVLIDLYKKCGKIDEQIEMLKRKLRLIYQGEVFHGKPTKTARSHGKKFRVSVKQETSRLLGNLGWAYMQKMNFLAAEVVYQKAQMIDPDANKACNLGLCLIKQARFDEARKVLEQVLAGGVPGSEDCKARKRAEELLVEVESKQPMPDLSDLLGFNVDDEFMKGLEEMINEWVPSRSKRLPIFEEISSFRGHYS; from the exons ATGGAAAGGAGTTCAAAGAAGACTAGTCCAGGAAATAAGGAAAATCTATTTCATGTTATTCACAAAGTTCCTGCTGGAGATGGCCCTTATGTTCGAGCCAAACATGCTcag CTAGTTCAGAAGGATCCAGAAGCAGCTATAGTGTTATTCTGGAAGGCCATAAATGCAGGAGATAGAGTAGATAGTGCTTTAAAAGACATGGCAGTGGTGATGAAGCAAATTGACAGAAGTGAAGAAGCCATTGAAGCCATCAAGTCTTTTAGACGCCTTTGCTCGAAGCAAGCTCAGGAGTCTCTTGATAACGTCCTTATTGACTTATACAAg AAATGTGGGAAAATAGATGAGCAGATTGAGATGCTAAAACGAAAGCTAAGACTTATATATCAAGGAGAGGTTTTCCATGGAAAACCTACCAAGACCGCACGCTCTCATGGCAAGAAATTTAGGGTTTCTGTTAAGCAAGAAACTTCAAGATTACTG GGCAATTTGGGTTGGGCGTACATGCAGAAAATGAACTTCTTGGCGGCTGAGGTGGTGTATCAGAAAGCTCAGATGATCGACCCGGATGCAAATAAGGCATGCAACTTGGGCCTCTGTCTGATCAAGCAGGCCCGGTTTGATGAAGCCCGAAAAGTTCTTGAACAAGTATTAGCAGGTGGAGTTCCTGGATCAGAGGATTGCAAAGCAAGAAAACGGGCAGAGGAATTGTTGGTGGAAGTGGAGTCAAAGCAACCGATGCCTGATTTGTCGGATCTTCTGGGTTTTAACGTGGATGATGAATTTATGAAGGGGCTTGAAGAGATGATAAATGAATGGGTTCCTTCTAGATCCAAAAGGCTTCCCATCTTTGAAGAGATTTCTTCATTTAGAG GTCATTATTCATAG
- the LOC123224098 gene encoding protein SULFUR DEFICIENCY-INDUCED 1-like isoform X1 → MERSSKKTSPGNKENLFHVIHKVPAGDGPYVRAKHAQLVQKDPEAAIVLFWKAINAGDRVDSALKDMAVVMKQIDRSEEAIEAIKSFRRLCSKQAQESLDNVLIDLYKKCGKIDEQIEMLKRKLRLIYQGEVFHGKPTKTARSHGKKFRVSVKQETSRLLGNLGWAYMQKMNFLAAEVVYQKAQMIDPDANKACNLGLCLIKQARFDEARKVLEQVLAGGVPGSEDCKARKRAEELLVEVESKQPMPDLSDLLGFNVDDEFMKGLEEMINEWVPSRSKRLPIFEEISSFRDQLAC, encoded by the exons ATGGAAAGGAGTTCAAAGAAGACTAGTCCAGGAAATAAGGAAAATCTATTTCATGTTATTCACAAAGTTCCTGCTGGAGATGGCCCTTATGTTCGAGCCAAACATGCTcag CTAGTTCAGAAGGATCCAGAAGCAGCTATAGTGTTATTCTGGAAGGCCATAAATGCAGGAGATAGAGTAGATAGTGCTTTAAAAGACATGGCAGTGGTGATGAAGCAAATTGACAGAAGTGAAGAAGCCATTGAAGCCATCAAGTCTTTTAGACGCCTTTGCTCGAAGCAAGCTCAGGAGTCTCTTGATAACGTCCTTATTGACTTATACAAg AAATGTGGGAAAATAGATGAGCAGATTGAGATGCTAAAACGAAAGCTAAGACTTATATATCAAGGAGAGGTTTTCCATGGAAAACCTACCAAGACCGCACGCTCTCATGGCAAGAAATTTAGGGTTTCTGTTAAGCAAGAAACTTCAAGATTACTG GGCAATTTGGGTTGGGCGTACATGCAGAAAATGAACTTCTTGGCGGCTGAGGTGGTGTATCAGAAAGCTCAGATGATCGACCCGGATGCAAATAAGGCATGCAACTTGGGCCTCTGTCTGATCAAGCAGGCCCGGTTTGATGAAGCCCGAAAAGTTCTTGAACAAGTATTAGCAGGTGGAGTTCCTGGATCAGAGGATTGCAAAGCAAGAAAACGGGCAGAGGAATTGTTGGTGGAAGTGGAGTCAAAGCAACCGATGCCTGATTTGTCGGATCTTCTGGGTTTTAACGTGGATGATGAATTTATGAAGGGGCTTGAAGAGATGATAAATGAATGGGTTCCTTCTAGATCCAAAAGGCTTCCCATCTTTGAAGAGATTTCTTCATTTAGAGATCAGTTAGcatgttaa
- the LOC123222853 gene encoding ribonuclease P protein subunit p25-like protein, translated as MDRYQKVEKPKPDSPINENEIRITTQGAIRNYITYATTLLQEKRVKEIVLKAMGQAINKTVAIAEIIKKRIPRLHQDTAISSVSITDVWEPIEEGLVPVEMTRHVSMISITLSARELNKNSPGYQTPSNMELPKLQYRYQYQQQQQPPRQGRIPYNAMNEDSYGRGSGRGHGRGRGQGIARGGYGHYQENDGYSNWGRDGGRGRGWGYYGAGYERGRGGGGRGYGRGRGRGRMGGRSRGDGY; from the exons ATGGATAGATACCAGAAGGTTGAAAAACCGAAACCCGATTCCCCCATAAACGAGAACGAGATCCGAATCACTACGCAAGGCGCTATCAGAAACTACATAACCTATGCCACTACTCTTCTTCAG GAGAAGCGTGTGAAGGAGATTGTCTTAAAAGCAATGGGACAGGCAATCAATAAGACAGTAGCCATTGCTGAGATTATAAAG AAAAGAATTCCTCGGTTGCATCAAGATACTGCCATCAGCTCTGTTAGCATAACTGATGTATGGGAACCCATTGAAGAGGGCCTTGTTCC CGTGGAGATGACTCGACATGTCTCAATGATTTCAATAACCTTATCAGCTAGAGAGCTAAACAAGAACTCTCCTGG GTACCAGACTCCATCTAACATGGAACTACCAAAGCTGCAGTATCGCTATCAGTaccagcaacaacaacaaccacCCAGACAAGGGCGTATTCCGTACAATGCTATGAATGAAG ATTCATACGGCCGAGGCTCAGGCCGGGGTCATGGTAGGGGGAGAGGGCAAGGTATTGCCAGGGGTGGATATGGACACTATCAAG AGAATGATGGTTATTCAAACTGGGGCAGAGATGGTGGGCGAGGTAGAGGTTGGGGCTATTATG gAGCTGGATATGAAAGAGGTAGAGGTGGAGGGGGTCGAGGATATGGCCGTGGCCGTGGACGTGGAAGGATGGGTGGCCGATCAAGGGGTGATGGCTATTAA
- the LOC123223564 gene encoding uncharacterized protein LOC123223564, with amino-acid sequence MAGVKRRIYTDSDIHALHKELDEVSCPICMDHPHNAVLLVCSSHKKGCRSFICDTSYRHSNCLDRFKKLRESSRSSVTLPHSSPINSYNSSSTSTVNLALRAHFFESSESQIPNGSNDSPVGFSQQPGENNIQNLGRNLEIQEGNLNLEMGDSESLHERIELEEVDVDNSIGSSLNLACPMCRGAIQGWEVVEEARKYLNLKKRSCARESCTFVGNYQELRRHARRVHPTTRPSDVDPSRERAWRRLVHQREYGDIVSAIRSSMPGAVVVGDYVIENGERLSAERESGTGEVSAPWWTTFFLFQMIGSIDSAGESRAWTGHRRSAGALSERRRFLWGENLLGLQDDEDEEEEEDDDDDDDDDLHILSDVGEDASSIPRRRRRLTQSRSD; translated from the coding sequence ATGGCCGGTGTGAAACGAAGAATTTATACTGATTCAGATATTCATGCTCTTCACAAAGAATTGGATGAGGTCTCATGTCCTATCTGCATGGACCATCCGCATAATGCTGTTCTCCTCGTCTGCAGCTCACATAAGAAGGGTTGCAGATCTTTCATTTGTGATACAAGTTACCGGCATTCAAATTGTTTGGAccggtttaaaaaattaagggaGAGTTCTAGGAGCAGTGTGACTTTACCTCATTCTTCACCTATAAACTCGTATAATTCTAGTAGTACTTCTACTGTCAACTTGGCTTTGAGAGCGCACTTCTTTGAAAGTAGTGAAAGTCAGATTCCTAATGGAAGCAATGACTCACCTGTTGGGTTTTCACAACAACCAGgggaaaataatattcaaaatctaGGTAGGAATTTAGAAATTCAAGAAGGTAATCTGAATCTGGAAATGGGGGACTCTGAGTCCTTGCATGAGAGGATTGAACTTGAAGAGGTAGATGTGGATAATTCAATAGgatcaagtttgaatttggcATGCCCCATGTGCCGAGGAGCTATACAAGGCTGGGAGGTTGTAGAAGAGGCCAGAAAATATCTTAACTTGAAGAAGCGATCTTGTGCACGGGAATCATGCACCTTTGTAGGTAATTATCAGGAATTGCGTCGACATGCTCGGAGAGTTCACCCAACAACCCGACCCTCAGATGTTGATCCATCTAGAGAACGAGCCTGGCGACGCCTTGTGCATCAACGAGAATATGGTGATATTGTCAGTGCCATTCGCTCATCAATGCCAGGTGCTGTTGTAGTTGGGGACTATGTAATTGAGAATGGTGAGAGATTATCAGCTGAAAGAGAAAGTGGCACCGGTGAAGTTAGTGCGCCATGGTGGActactttctttttgtttcagaTGATTGGTTCAATTGACAGTGCTGGTGAATCGAGGGCTTGGACAGGACATCGACGTTCTGCGGGAGCTTTATCTGAGCGTCGCCGGTTTCTGTGGGGTGAGAATCTTTTGGGTCTACAagatgatgaggatgaagaagaagaagaggatgatgatgatgacgacgacgacgacCTGCATATATTGAGTGATGTAGGTGAAGATGCATCTTCCATCCCAAGAAGACGACGACGTTTGACACAGTCAAGGTCTGATTAG
- the LOC123224099 gene encoding vesicle-associated membrane protein 722: MGQQSLIYSFVARGTVILAEYTEFTGNFTSIAAQCLQKLPASNNKFTYNCDGHTFNYLVDDGFTYCVVAVESVGRQLPIAFLERVKEDFTKKYAGGKAATAVSNSLNKEFGPKLKEQMQYCVDHPQEISKLAKVKAQVSEVKGVMMENIEKVLDRGEKIELLVDKTENLRSQAQDFRQQGTKMRRKMWLQNMKIKLIVLGIIIALILIIVLSICGGFKC; encoded by the exons ATGGGCCAACAATCGTTGATCTACAGCTTCGTGGCTCGTGGAACCGTCATACTAGCCGAGTACACCGAGTTCACCGGAAACTTCACCAGCATAGCTGCTCAGTGTCTCCAGAAACTTCCTGCTAGCAACAATAAATTCACTTACAACTGCGATGGCCATACTTTTAACTACCTCGTCGATGATGGCTTCA CTTACTGTGTGGTTGCAGTTGAATCTGTTGGACGACAGCTTCCAATTGCTTTCCTTGAGCGTGTAAAAGAGGATTTTACCAAGAAATATGCTGGAGGAAAAGCTGCAACAGCAGTTTCTAACAGTTTGAACAAGGAGTTTGG GCCCAAATTGAAGGAGCAGATGCAATATTGTGTCGATCATCCTCAGGAAATCAGCAAGCTGGCTAAAGTGAAGGCACAGGTTTCAGAAGTGAAAGGTGTTATGATGGAAAACATAGAGAAG GTTCTTGACCGGGGGGAGAAAATTGAGCTTCTGGTGGATAAGACAGAGAATCTTCGATCACAG GCACAGGATTTCAGGCAGCAGGGAACAAAGATGAGAAGGAAGATGTGGTTGCAAAACATGAAGATAAAACTGATAGTTTTGGGAATCATAATTGCCTTGATTCTCATCATAGTATTGTCCATTTGTGGTGGCTTCAAATGTTGA